A window from Drosophila miranda strain MSH22 chromosome Y unlocalized genomic scaffold, D.miranda_PacBio2.1 Contig_Y2_pilon, whole genome shotgun sequence encodes these proteins:
- the LOC117192987 gene encoding acidic leucine-rich nuclear phosphoprotein 32 family member A-like isoform X3, with protein sequence MHDAASTFSCPLYKSGCRRSLFLVYTCIPHSFLSLGPAPQERQSLITELNLDNCRSTSIVGLTDEYTALESLSLINVGLTTLKGFPKLPNLKKLELSDNRISSGLNYLTTSPKLQYLNLSGNKIKDLETLKPLEEFKSLAVLDLFNNDATKVDNYRDKIFKMLPSLNFLDGFDCNGEEAQSEGDDDEEVNGNDSEGEVSGDDDEEDGDSDDSDEDGDNGEVSLSEVYNDDLEEDNSDWEEGEGGGDDDEEDSDIDDADGEANESSASLNASKKEPEKTGESQARGKKRKHDG encoded by the exons ATGCACGACGCCGCCTCCACCTTCTCTTGTCCACTTTACAAATCCGGCTGTCGCCGCTCTCTATTCCTTGTTTACACCTGCATACCGCATAGCTTTCTCTCGCTCGGGCCTGCACCACAAGAAAGACAAAGTCTG ATCACAGAGCTGAACCTGGATAACTGCCGAAGTACAAGCATTGTTGGCCTTACAGATGAGTACACCGCCTTAGAATCACTGAGTTTGATCAACGTGGGCCTCACCACACTGAAAGGTTTCCCCAAATTGCCCAATCTGAAGAAGCTGGAGCTGTCCGACAATAGGATTTCGAGCGGCCTCAACTATCTGACCACCAGCCCCAAACTTCAGTATCTGAATTTGTCTGGGAATAAAATAAAGGACCTAGAAACACTGAAGCCCTTGGAGGAGTTCAAAAGTCTAGCTGTACTGGATCTGTTTAATAACGATGCCACTAAAGTGGATAACTATCGTGACAAGATATTCAAGATGTTGCCATCGTTAAACTTTCTGGATGG TTTTGATTGTAATGGCGAGGAGGCGCAGTCGGAGGGAGACGACGATGAAGAGGTCAACGGGAACGATTCTGAGGGAGAAG TTTCCGGCGATGATGACGAAGAGGATGGAGACAGCGATGACAGTGATGAGGATGGCGACAATGGCGAGGTCTCCCTGTCGGAGGTGTATAATGATGATTTGGAGGAGGACAATTCCGACTGGGAGGAGGGGGAGGGTGGAGGCGATGACGATGAGGAGGACTCTGATATTGATGACGCCGATGGTGAAGCAAATGAGTCGAGCGCTTCACTGAATGCCTCCAAGAAGGAACCCGAGAAGACGG GTGAGTCGCAAGCCAGGGGCAAAAAGAGAAAGCACGATGGCTAA
- the LOC117192987 gene encoding acidic leucine-rich nuclear phosphoprotein 32 family member A-like isoform X2 encodes MEKRIELERRARKANQITELNLDNCRSTSIVGLTDEYTALESLSLINVGLTTLKGFPKLPNLKKLELSDNRISSGLNYLTTSPKLQYLNLSGNKIKDLETLKPLEEFKSLAVLDLFNNDATKVDNYRDKIFKMLPSLNFLDGFDCNGEEAQSEGDDDEEVNGNDSEGEDKRNAFCLNGLEIDLDELEELEQRVKAKKSLQEKPPAPSEDTEVDELDEYLKELQLRESKAATDRQSVIEADPATIQRPNRNPNINFAILLYWFLAILNLANATYFSGDDDEEDGDSDDSDEDGDNGEVSLSEVYNDDLEEDNSDWEEGEGGGDDDEEDSDIDDADGEANESSASLNASKKEPEKTGESQARGKKRKHDG; translated from the exons ATGGAGAAGAGAATAGAGTTGGAGCGGCGAGCACGGAAGGCGAACCAG ATCACAGAGCTGAACCTGGATAACTGCCGAAGTACAAGCATTGTTGGCCTTACAGATGAGTACACCGCCTTAGAATCACTGAGTTTGATCAACGTGGGCCTCACCACACTGAAAGGTTTCCCCAAATTGCCCAATCTGAAGAAGCTGGAGCTGTCCGACAATAGGATTTCGAGCGGCCTCAACTATCTGACCACCAGCCCCAAACTTCAGTATCTGAATTTGTCTGGGAATAAAATAAAGGACCTAGAAACACTGAAGCCCTTGGAGGAGTTCAAAAGTCTAGCTGTACTGGATCTGTTTAATAACGATGCCACTAAAGTGGATAACTATCGTGACAAGATATTCAAGATGTTGCCATCGTTAAACTTTCTGGATGG TTTTGATTGTAATGGCGAGGAGGCGCAGTCGGAGGGAGACGACGATGAAGAGGTCAACGGGAACGATTCTGAGGGAGAAG ATAAGCGCAATGCATTCTGTTTGAATGGGTTAGAAATCGATTTAGACGAGCTCGAGGAGCTGGAGCAGCGCGTAAAGGCGAAAAAGAGTTTGCAGGAAAAACCACCTGCGCCCTCAGAGGACACTGAAGTAGACGAATTAGATGAATATTTAAAAGAATTGCAGCTGAGAGAATCGAAAGCAGCAACAGACCGACAATCTGTGATAGAGGCAGACCCTGCAACAATCCAACGACCAAATAGAAACCCAAACATAAATTTCGCAATCCTACTCTATTGGTTTTTAGCAATTTTAAATCTGGCCAATGCAACATATT TTTCCGGCGATGATGACGAAGAGGATGGAGACAGCGATGACAGTGATGAGGATGGCGACAATGGCGAGGTCTCCCTGTCGGAGGTGTATAATGATGATTTGGAGGAGGACAATTCCGACTGGGAGGAGGGGGAGGGTGGAGGCGATGACGATGAGGAGGACTCTGATATTGATGACGCCGATGGTGAAGCAAATGAGTCGAGCGCTTCACTGAATGCCTCCAAGAAGGAACCCGAGAAGACGG GTGAGTCGCAAGCCAGGGGCAAAAAGAGAAAGCACGATGGCTAA
- the LOC117192987 gene encoding acidic leucine-rich nuclear phosphoprotein 32 family member A-like isoform X1 codes for MHDAASTFSCPLYKSGCRRSLFLVYTCIPHSFLSLGPAPQERQSLITELNLDNCRSTSIVGLTDEYTALESLSLINVGLTTLKGFPKLPNLKKLELSDNRISSGLNYLTTSPKLQYLNLSGNKIKDLETLKPLEEFKSLAVLDLFNNDATKVDNYRDKIFKMLPSLNFLDGFDCNGEEAQSEGDDDEEVNGNDSEGEDKRNAFCLNGLEIDLDELEELEQRVKAKKSLQEKPPAPSEDTEVDELDEYLKELQLRESKAATDRQSVIEADPATIQRPNRNPNINFAILLYWFLAILNLANATYFSGDDDEEDGDSDDSDEDGDNGEVSLSEVYNDDLEEDNSDWEEGEGGGDDDEEDSDIDDADGEANESSASLNASKKEPEKTGESQARGKKRKHDG; via the exons ATGCACGACGCCGCCTCCACCTTCTCTTGTCCACTTTACAAATCCGGCTGTCGCCGCTCTCTATTCCTTGTTTACACCTGCATACCGCATAGCTTTCTCTCGCTCGGGCCTGCACCACAAGAAAGACAAAGTCTG ATCACAGAGCTGAACCTGGATAACTGCCGAAGTACAAGCATTGTTGGCCTTACAGATGAGTACACCGCCTTAGAATCACTGAGTTTGATCAACGTGGGCCTCACCACACTGAAAGGTTTCCCCAAATTGCCCAATCTGAAGAAGCTGGAGCTGTCCGACAATAGGATTTCGAGCGGCCTCAACTATCTGACCACCAGCCCCAAACTTCAGTATCTGAATTTGTCTGGGAATAAAATAAAGGACCTAGAAACACTGAAGCCCTTGGAGGAGTTCAAAAGTCTAGCTGTACTGGATCTGTTTAATAACGATGCCACTAAAGTGGATAACTATCGTGACAAGATATTCAAGATGTTGCCATCGTTAAACTTTCTGGATGG TTTTGATTGTAATGGCGAGGAGGCGCAGTCGGAGGGAGACGACGATGAAGAGGTCAACGGGAACGATTCTGAGGGAGAAG ATAAGCGCAATGCATTCTGTTTGAATGGGTTAGAAATCGATTTAGACGAGCTCGAGGAGCTGGAGCAGCGCGTAAAGGCGAAAAAGAGTTTGCAGGAAAAACCACCTGCGCCCTCAGAGGACACTGAAGTAGACGAATTAGATGAATATTTAAAAGAATTGCAGCTGAGAGAATCGAAAGCAGCAACAGACCGACAATCTGTGATAGAGGCAGACCCTGCAACAATCCAACGACCAAATAGAAACCCAAACATAAATTTCGCAATCCTACTCTATTGGTTTTTAGCAATTTTAAATCTGGCCAATGCAACATATT TTTCCGGCGATGATGACGAAGAGGATGGAGACAGCGATGACAGTGATGAGGATGGCGACAATGGCGAGGTCTCCCTGTCGGAGGTGTATAATGATGATTTGGAGGAGGACAATTCCGACTGGGAGGAGGGGGAGGGTGGAGGCGATGACGATGAGGAGGACTCTGATATTGATGACGCCGATGGTGAAGCAAATGAGTCGAGCGCTTCACTGAATGCCTCCAAGAAGGAACCCGAGAAGACGG GTGAGTCGCAAGCCAGGGGCAAAAAGAGAAAGCACGATGGCTAA